In one window of Solanum pennellii chromosome 2, SPENNV200 DNA:
- the LOC107008807 gene encoding protein STRICTOSIDINE SYNTHASE-LIKE 6-like, with protein MTSPSIFLNPIFISLIIPVILGTVFYQLDSFDPVSYPTHVLSTDPPIVAPKRNNQVLRGSENIGVNQLLAPEDVAYDPESGVIYTACVDGWVKKVKVNESAADSTVEDWVFTGGRPLGLALGHHGEVIVADSDKGLLLNVTSEGEIEVLTEEAEGLKLKLADAVDVAEDGIIYFSDASYKYNIEQYIYDFLEGRPHGRLLSYDPSTKQTKTLLSNLHFANGVAVSPDQNYVIFCETPLRKCKKYHIKGEKKGSVDMFVDNLPGFPDNIRYDGEGHYWIAFASENTYSWDLALKYPFIRKIMAIMVKYVGQSKAEKNGGVLSVDLQGNPLEHYYDEDLTMVSSGIKIGDHLYCGSVKSPYILRLNLKQYPAVQTS; from the exons ATGACTTCTCCCTCCATCTTTCTAAAccctatttttatttcactaaTAATACCCGTTATTCTAGGAACGGTTTTCTATCAACTCGATTCCTTTGACCCGGTTTCTTATCCGACCCATGTGCTATCTACTGACCCGCCCATTGTTGCACCAAAGCGCAATAACCAGGTGCTCCGTGGCTCCGAAAACATCGGAGTTAACCAGCTGTTAGCACCCGAAGACGTAGCCTACGATCCGGAATCGGGAGTTATATACACTGCATGCGTTGATGGGTGGGTTAAAAAAGTGAAAGTCAACGAATCGGCGGCGGATTCCACGGTGGAGGATTGGGTTTTCACCGGTGGCAGACCTCTCGGACTTGCTCTAGGACATCACGGCGAAGTTATCGTTGCAGATTCAGACAAg GGATTATTACTCAACGTTACTTCTGAGGGTGAAATTGAAGTTCTAACAGAGGAAGCTGAAGGCCTGAAATTGAAATTGGCAGACGCTGTAGACGTTGCAGAGGATGGAATTATATATTTCTCCGATGCTTCTTACAAATATAATATCGAACAATACATTTATGATTTTCTTGAAGGAAGACCCCATGGAAGATTGTTAAGTTATGATCCATCAACTAAACAGACCAAAACGCTACTTAGCAACCTGCATTTTGCTAATGGCGTTGCAGTCTCTCCAGATCAAAATTATGTTATCTTCTGTGAAACTCCTCT GAGGAAATGCAAAAAGTATCATATAAAAGGCGAAAAAAAAGGATCTGTGGATATGTTTGTTGATAATTTACCTGGATTTCCTGACAACATTCGTTACGATGGTGAAGGGCATTATTGGATTGCATTTGCCTCG GAAAACACATATTCATGGGACTTGGCACTAAAGTACCCATTCATCAGAAAGATAATGGCTATAATGGTGAAATATGTTGGACAATCAAAGGCAGAGAAAAATGGTGGTGTTTTATCTGTTGATTTACAAGGAAATCCACTGGAACACTATTATGATGAGGATTTGACAATGGTGTCAAGTGGCATTAAGATTGGTGATCACTTGTACTGTGGCTCTGTTAAGTCTCCGTATATACTACGCCTCAATCTCAAACAATATCCTGCCGTTCAAACTTCATAA